One genomic window of Octopus bimaculoides isolate UCB-OBI-ISO-001 chromosome 2, ASM119413v2, whole genome shotgun sequence includes the following:
- the LOC106875383 gene encoding uncharacterized protein LOC106875383 isoform X2, which yields MAEPPTEVSYSNLPTISLADKLRLAASKGQLDTVEELLQARATFETDRERRTALHYAALNGYPDVCRCLISHGCDIDKQDAIGFTALHRACSQGHTAVCKVLLEEGCAKDLQDEHGNTALHEASWNGYSKTLDVLVKNNCKVSIQNKSGFTPLHLAAQNGHNESSRILIYSGCSTDIKNNYGDTSLHTAARYGHAGVARILISARCSLNDENKNGDTPLHIAAALKRRKIAKLLVEAGVDCSLRNKQNETAADVARRKEYPEIILIISANHKGKARPHQIVPEDKQAVHIAVDGPNMVFRGNAPTAANKETAKPEKERRFFFFKRKKKDKDRGSGPEHPQPTTSRQQQQQPQRLHTPHQVNKSNPVQGFFNKYVPKEGFQYYRDLAGNIKEGPIGYTPICQCMPIVKRIEKNMDETKENLYDHIDASHQILQNRINQLDKRTSQQVFSIDRLNKERLDASHSQCKQHIDTQFNQQRKNAERLYTKYNENVKSELQAWLETRLTDEESCHPHHHDDSGFYHRSVFFDVVENENGRLFRSRSDETLSQSDYSVRHRKKDFYENRQAAMQQIRAWQTPDRYRRRDNYPVRDSSLRQLPNVSVRNVVTVPHGPSITRPRTMIECTSPNQTSSFNPPPPAIAQLSLESSPTSKAFENRAVKPFTPSKLRHSTLPSKANSPNLPSTSSQGLAPGHSGTLKHQSQVMPHLSHSSQGQKDERQNLVERGPPEVSKMIGPGMGPNNVFTSNQPTLRQFNENSMEKDSKETVRNQRQFLTVSSYSVTKTSETQLLQTKQFLPKSPAAKNSNEDSNGMRPRSHSQDMLADSSSRDIIREKKCIGYYHSERTMPLDRSKSYGNLKEELSGTQSNSVTLQSNTAMMSQYSHHQSYTVPTPFKTAPPPNSAYSNSVNNTKYTRPSMADSAAKSYGTEAKQSPQKDMVFSNSSQSVCKEQYQKQMQKGLSQTALDYTSPYKNPTLDYSSPYKNPALNRTSPYKNTALSYHSNSKNMLGNQQMDNPNLNDTLNPLSRSEPQLMKADSSDGHHYRNSPTALSSKIVNAPTNNSSAAACVQNNSHQNHWSSSPLQKSNSKLSSPMLDWCHKEDSSSNPDSGYSCRIYGNGNNRSSTLLNTSHSNTATPTSSFSGTDQSPSTASASLQLSPYRGQLQNQVARDSYDDRQSSNKQYFESVTAHLQNWYSKKKLETSQKEVPKTLSPTLLQQHQQQIAPSFGTNNPYLATNYPPTPVKGYIRGSDV from the exons CATGGTAACACAGCACTACATGAAGCTTCCTGGAATGGCTATAGTAAAACTTTAGATGTTTTAGTGAAGAACAACTGTAAGGTGTCAATTCAAAATAAG agtgGTTTTACTCCGTTGCACCTTGCTGCACAAAATGGTCATAATGAAAGTTCCAGAATTTTGATTTACTCTGGCTGTAGTACAGATATAAAAAACAAT TATGGTGACACATCCTTACATACAGCAGCTCGTTATGGCCATGCAGGTGTTGCACGTATCTTAATTAGTGCCAGGTGTTCACTGAATGATGAGAACAAG AATGGTGACACGCCGTTACACATCGCTGCAGCATTGAAACGAAGGAAAATAGCTAAATTGCTTGTGGAAGCTGGTGTTGATTGTTCATTACGAAACAAg CAAAATGAGACAGCTGCTGACGTGGCACGAAGAAAAGAATATCCAgagattatattaattatttcagcaaatCACAAG GGCAAAGCTCGACCTCACCAGATAGTTCCAGAAGATAAACAAGCTGTCCACATTGCTGTCGATGGACCAAACATGGTGTTCAGAGGTAATGCTCCCACTGCTGCCAATAAAGAAACAGCAAAGCCAGAAAAGGAGAGGAGATTCTTCTTTTTcaagaggaagaaaaaa GACAAAGATAGAGGATCAGGGCCAGAGCACCCACAGCCAACCACaagcagacaacaacaacaacaaccacaaagatTACATACACCACACCAAGTAAACAAAAGCAATCCAGTTCAAGGATTCTTCAACAAGTATGTCCCTAAGGAAGGGTTTCAGTACTACAGAGACCTGGCTGGAAATATTAAAGAG GGTCCTATTGGTTATACACCTATATGTCAATGTATGCCAATTGTGAAGAGAATCGAAAAGAACATGGATGAGACGAAGGAGAACCTTTACGACCACATTGATGCCTCACACCAGATATTACAGAACCGCATCAACCAGCTGGACAAACGGACATCACAGCAGGTTTTCTCTATTGATCGTCTTAATAAGGAGAGGTTGGATGCTTCTCATAGCCAGTGTAAACAACATATTGATACTCAGTTCAACCAGCAGCGTAAAAATGCTGAAcgtttatatacaaaatacaatgaGAACGTAAAATCTGAACTTCAAGCCTGGCTTGAGACGAGATTAACTGATGAGGAAAGTTGTCACCCTCACCACCATGATGACTCGGGATTTTACCATCGAAGTGTTTTCTTTGATGTTGTTGAGAATGAAAATGGTCGGTTGTTTCGATCGCGTTCTGATGAAACTTTGTCACAGTCAGACTACAGCGTAAGACATCGGAAAAAAGACTTTTATGAAAATCGGCAAGCTGCAATGCAACAGATCCGTGCTTGGCAAACTCCTGACAGATACAGACGCCGTGATAATTATCCTGTCAGAGACAGCTCTTTGAGACAGTTACCAAATGTATCAGTTAGAAATGTAGTAACTGTTCCACATGGTCCCAGTATTACTCGTCCCCGCACTATGATAGAATGTACATCCCCAAATCAGACATCTTCCTTTAATCCCCCTCCACCTGCTATAGCTCAGCTCTCTTTAGAATCCTCTCCAACTTCTAAAGCATTTGAAAATAGGGCAGTGAAACCATTTACTCCTTCAAAATTAAGGCACTCCACACTTCCCTCTAAAGCAAATAGCCCCAATTTACCTTCAACATCCTCTCAAGGTCTTGCCCCAGGACATTCAGGTACTTTAAAACACCAAAGCCAGGTAATGCCTCACTTAAGCCACAGTAGTCAgggccaaaaggatgaaaggcaaaatttagtGGAAAGGGGCCCACCAGAAGTAAGCAAAATGATAGGACCTGGGATGGGCCCCAATAATGTATTTACTTCAAATCAGCCAACACTGAGACAATTTAATGAAAACTCTATGGAAAAAGATTCCAAGGAAACAGTTAGGAACCAGAGACAGTTTTTAACTGTTTCTAGTTACTCTGTGACAAAAACTTCTGAAACTCAGTTGTTACAAACAAAACAGTTTCTCCCCAAATCACCTGCTGCCAAAAACAGCAATGAAGATTCCAATGGAATGAGGCCCCGAAGTCATAGCCAAGACATGCTTGCTGATTCATCATCCCGTGACATAATTcgggaaaaaaaatgtataggtTATTATCATTCTGAACGAACAATGCCATTAGACCGGAGTAAATCTTACGGTAACCTCAAAGAAGAATTATCAGGAACACAGTCTAATAGTGTCACATTACAGTCAAATACAGCAATGATGTCACAGTACAGTCATCATCAGTCGTATACAGTGCCAACACCTTTCAAAACTGCTCCTCCACCAAACTCTGCTTATTCTAACAGTGTCaacaacacaaaatacacaaGACCTTCTATGGCAGATTCTGCTGCAAAATCATATGGAACTGAAGCAAAGCAGTCTCCACAGAAAGATATGGTATTTTCCAATTCTAGTCAGTCTGTCTGCAAAGAACAGTATCAAAAACAAATGCAGAAAGGTTTGTCACAGACAGCACTAGACTACACATCTCCTTACAAGAATCCCACACTAGACTACTCTTCTCCTTACAAGAACCCTGCACTAAATCGCACATCTCCTTACAAGAATACGGCACTAAGCTATCACAGCAATAGCAAAAACATGCTAGGGAACCAACAGATGGATAATCCTAACCTCAACGACACTCTCAACCCTCTTAGTAGATCAGAACCACAACTGATGAAAGCAGACAGTTCAGATGGCCACCATTACCGAAACAGTCCAACAGCTTTGTCATCAAAAATAGTTAATGCACCGACCAATAACAGTAGTGCAGCAGCTTGTGTCCAAAATAACAGCCACCAAAACCATTGGTCTTCATCTCCACTACAGAAATCCAACTCCAAACTCTCATCTCCAATGTTAGACTGGTGTCATAAAGAGGACTCCAGCAGCAACCCTGATTCAGGCTATAGCTGTCGTATCTATGGGAATGGAAACAACAGAAGTAGTACATTACTGAATACATCACACAGCAACACAGCAACTCCAACATCTTCATTTAGTGGAACTGATCAGAGTCCGAGTACAGCATCTGCCTCTTTACAACTGTCACCTTACAGAGGACAGCTACAGAACCAAGTAGCCAGAGACAGCTATGATGATCGACAGTCATCAAACAAACAGTATTTTGAGTCAGTCACAGCTCATCTTCAGAATTGGTACAGCAAGAAAAAACTAGAGACTTCTCAAAAGGAAGTACCAAAGACTCTTTCACCAACATTAttacaacaacaccagcaacaaataGCACCATCTTTTGGTACAAATAATCCATATTTGGCAACTAATTATCCCCCTACACCAGTGAAAGGCTACATCAGAGGAAGTGATGTATAG
- the LOC106875383 gene encoding ankyrin repeat domain-containing protein 31 isoform X1 — MAEPPTEVSYSNLPTISLADKLRLAASKGQLDTVEELLQARATFETDRERRTALHYAALNGYPDVCRCLISHGCDIDKQDAIGFTALHRACSQGHTAVCKVLLEEGCAKDLQDEHGNTALHEASWNGYSKTLDVLVKNNCKVSIQNKSGFTPLHLAAQNGHNESSRILIYSGCSTDIKNNYGDTSLHTAARYGHAGVARILISARCSLNDENKNGDTPLHIAAALKRRKIAKLLVEAGVDCSLRNKQNETAADVARRKEYPEIILIISANHKGKARPHQIVPEDKQAVHIAVDGPNMVFRGNAPTAANKETAKPEKERRFFFFKRKKKQDKDRGSGPEHPQPTTSRQQQQQPQRLHTPHQVNKSNPVQGFFNKYVPKEGFQYYRDLAGNIKEGPIGYTPICQCMPIVKRIEKNMDETKENLYDHIDASHQILQNRINQLDKRTSQQVFSIDRLNKERLDASHSQCKQHIDTQFNQQRKNAERLYTKYNENVKSELQAWLETRLTDEESCHPHHHDDSGFYHRSVFFDVVENENGRLFRSRSDETLSQSDYSVRHRKKDFYENRQAAMQQIRAWQTPDRYRRRDNYPVRDSSLRQLPNVSVRNVVTVPHGPSITRPRTMIECTSPNQTSSFNPPPPAIAQLSLESSPTSKAFENRAVKPFTPSKLRHSTLPSKANSPNLPSTSSQGLAPGHSGTLKHQSQVMPHLSHSSQGQKDERQNLVERGPPEVSKMIGPGMGPNNVFTSNQPTLRQFNENSMEKDSKETVRNQRQFLTVSSYSVTKTSETQLLQTKQFLPKSPAAKNSNEDSNGMRPRSHSQDMLADSSSRDIIREKKCIGYYHSERTMPLDRSKSYGNLKEELSGTQSNSVTLQSNTAMMSQYSHHQSYTVPTPFKTAPPPNSAYSNSVNNTKYTRPSMADSAAKSYGTEAKQSPQKDMVFSNSSQSVCKEQYQKQMQKGLSQTALDYTSPYKNPTLDYSSPYKNPALNRTSPYKNTALSYHSNSKNMLGNQQMDNPNLNDTLNPLSRSEPQLMKADSSDGHHYRNSPTALSSKIVNAPTNNSSAAACVQNNSHQNHWSSSPLQKSNSKLSSPMLDWCHKEDSSSNPDSGYSCRIYGNGNNRSSTLLNTSHSNTATPTSSFSGTDQSPSTASASLQLSPYRGQLQNQVARDSYDDRQSSNKQYFESVTAHLQNWYSKKKLETSQKEVPKTLSPTLLQQHQQQIAPSFGTNNPYLATNYPPTPVKGYIRGSDV, encoded by the exons CATGGTAACACAGCACTACATGAAGCTTCCTGGAATGGCTATAGTAAAACTTTAGATGTTTTAGTGAAGAACAACTGTAAGGTGTCAATTCAAAATAAG agtgGTTTTACTCCGTTGCACCTTGCTGCACAAAATGGTCATAATGAAAGTTCCAGAATTTTGATTTACTCTGGCTGTAGTACAGATATAAAAAACAAT TATGGTGACACATCCTTACATACAGCAGCTCGTTATGGCCATGCAGGTGTTGCACGTATCTTAATTAGTGCCAGGTGTTCACTGAATGATGAGAACAAG AATGGTGACACGCCGTTACACATCGCTGCAGCATTGAAACGAAGGAAAATAGCTAAATTGCTTGTGGAAGCTGGTGTTGATTGTTCATTACGAAACAAg CAAAATGAGACAGCTGCTGACGTGGCACGAAGAAAAGAATATCCAgagattatattaattatttcagcaaatCACAAG GGCAAAGCTCGACCTCACCAGATAGTTCCAGAAGATAAACAAGCTGTCCACATTGCTGTCGATGGACCAAACATGGTGTTCAGAGGTAATGCTCCCACTGCTGCCAATAAAGAAACAGCAAAGCCAGAAAAGGAGAGGAGATTCTTCTTTTTcaagaggaagaaaaaa cagGACAAAGATAGAGGATCAGGGCCAGAGCACCCACAGCCAACCACaagcagacaacaacaacaacaaccacaaagatTACATACACCACACCAAGTAAACAAAAGCAATCCAGTTCAAGGATTCTTCAACAAGTATGTCCCTAAGGAAGGGTTTCAGTACTACAGAGACCTGGCTGGAAATATTAAAGAG GGTCCTATTGGTTATACACCTATATGTCAATGTATGCCAATTGTGAAGAGAATCGAAAAGAACATGGATGAGACGAAGGAGAACCTTTACGACCACATTGATGCCTCACACCAGATATTACAGAACCGCATCAACCAGCTGGACAAACGGACATCACAGCAGGTTTTCTCTATTGATCGTCTTAATAAGGAGAGGTTGGATGCTTCTCATAGCCAGTGTAAACAACATATTGATACTCAGTTCAACCAGCAGCGTAAAAATGCTGAAcgtttatatacaaaatacaatgaGAACGTAAAATCTGAACTTCAAGCCTGGCTTGAGACGAGATTAACTGATGAGGAAAGTTGTCACCCTCACCACCATGATGACTCGGGATTTTACCATCGAAGTGTTTTCTTTGATGTTGTTGAGAATGAAAATGGTCGGTTGTTTCGATCGCGTTCTGATGAAACTTTGTCACAGTCAGACTACAGCGTAAGACATCGGAAAAAAGACTTTTATGAAAATCGGCAAGCTGCAATGCAACAGATCCGTGCTTGGCAAACTCCTGACAGATACAGACGCCGTGATAATTATCCTGTCAGAGACAGCTCTTTGAGACAGTTACCAAATGTATCAGTTAGAAATGTAGTAACTGTTCCACATGGTCCCAGTATTACTCGTCCCCGCACTATGATAGAATGTACATCCCCAAATCAGACATCTTCCTTTAATCCCCCTCCACCTGCTATAGCTCAGCTCTCTTTAGAATCCTCTCCAACTTCTAAAGCATTTGAAAATAGGGCAGTGAAACCATTTACTCCTTCAAAATTAAGGCACTCCACACTTCCCTCTAAAGCAAATAGCCCCAATTTACCTTCAACATCCTCTCAAGGTCTTGCCCCAGGACATTCAGGTACTTTAAAACACCAAAGCCAGGTAATGCCTCACTTAAGCCACAGTAGTCAgggccaaaaggatgaaaggcaaaatttagtGGAAAGGGGCCCACCAGAAGTAAGCAAAATGATAGGACCTGGGATGGGCCCCAATAATGTATTTACTTCAAATCAGCCAACACTGAGACAATTTAATGAAAACTCTATGGAAAAAGATTCCAAGGAAACAGTTAGGAACCAGAGACAGTTTTTAACTGTTTCTAGTTACTCTGTGACAAAAACTTCTGAAACTCAGTTGTTACAAACAAAACAGTTTCTCCCCAAATCACCTGCTGCCAAAAACAGCAATGAAGATTCCAATGGAATGAGGCCCCGAAGTCATAGCCAAGACATGCTTGCTGATTCATCATCCCGTGACATAATTcgggaaaaaaaatgtataggtTATTATCATTCTGAACGAACAATGCCATTAGACCGGAGTAAATCTTACGGTAACCTCAAAGAAGAATTATCAGGAACACAGTCTAATAGTGTCACATTACAGTCAAATACAGCAATGATGTCACAGTACAGTCATCATCAGTCGTATACAGTGCCAACACCTTTCAAAACTGCTCCTCCACCAAACTCTGCTTATTCTAACAGTGTCaacaacacaaaatacacaaGACCTTCTATGGCAGATTCTGCTGCAAAATCATATGGAACTGAAGCAAAGCAGTCTCCACAGAAAGATATGGTATTTTCCAATTCTAGTCAGTCTGTCTGCAAAGAACAGTATCAAAAACAAATGCAGAAAGGTTTGTCACAGACAGCACTAGACTACACATCTCCTTACAAGAATCCCACACTAGACTACTCTTCTCCTTACAAGAACCCTGCACTAAATCGCACATCTCCTTACAAGAATACGGCACTAAGCTATCACAGCAATAGCAAAAACATGCTAGGGAACCAACAGATGGATAATCCTAACCTCAACGACACTCTCAACCCTCTTAGTAGATCAGAACCACAACTGATGAAAGCAGACAGTTCAGATGGCCACCATTACCGAAACAGTCCAACAGCTTTGTCATCAAAAATAGTTAATGCACCGACCAATAACAGTAGTGCAGCAGCTTGTGTCCAAAATAACAGCCACCAAAACCATTGGTCTTCATCTCCACTACAGAAATCCAACTCCAAACTCTCATCTCCAATGTTAGACTGGTGTCATAAAGAGGACTCCAGCAGCAACCCTGATTCAGGCTATAGCTGTCGTATCTATGGGAATGGAAACAACAGAAGTAGTACATTACTGAATACATCACACAGCAACACAGCAACTCCAACATCTTCATTTAGTGGAACTGATCAGAGTCCGAGTACAGCATCTGCCTCTTTACAACTGTCACCTTACAGAGGACAGCTACAGAACCAAGTAGCCAGAGACAGCTATGATGATCGACAGTCATCAAACAAACAGTATTTTGAGTCAGTCACAGCTCATCTTCAGAATTGGTACAGCAAGAAAAAACTAGAGACTTCTCAAAAGGAAGTACCAAAGACTCTTTCACCAACATTAttacaacaacaccagcaacaaataGCACCATCTTTTGGTACAAATAATCCATATTTGGCAACTAATTATCCCCCTACACCAGTGAAAGGCTACATCAGAGGAAGTGATGTATAG